The Nitrospira defluvii genome contains a region encoding:
- a CDS encoding FecR family protein, translating into MSDAISPQSASSLEDEALEWVVRLHTGHASDRDRRACEAWQALSPAHQLAFRNAEALWKDIGHAGAAQRSPGQATRPARLHRHRWWPRLRRWSLVACFVLATGWFIWEPLLNQYRLQTAHHRTGVGQQEQIVLQDGSRVMLNTDTALNVAFSPERREIRLLTGEAAFTVTPDRGRPFMVHSGDVSTRALGTQFVVHLHPHSVTVTVSEHAVQVSTSLTGTRTPLVLHEGQQVSYSEEGGWSPAQEVDSNQILAWQRGKLIVEDQSLGTVVEELNRYRAGRILILNPSLRTLNVTGVFDLTDPDAALRMIQRTLRIHETSLGPYLVLLH; encoded by the coding sequence ATGTCCGACGCCATTTCCCCACAATCCGCATCATCGCTCGAAGACGAGGCCCTGGAATGGGTTGTACGCCTTCACACCGGGCATGCCTCCGACCGAGATCGCCGGGCCTGTGAAGCCTGGCAAGCCCTGAGCCCTGCTCACCAACTCGCCTTCCGCAACGCCGAGGCCTTATGGAAAGACATCGGTCATGCAGGCGCGGCACAGCGTTCGCCAGGCCAAGCCACCCGGCCTGCCCGTCTCCATCGTCATCGATGGTGGCCGCGACTCCGACGATGGAGTCTTGTTGCCTGCTTCGTTCTCGCAACAGGGTGGTTCATCTGGGAACCTCTCCTTAATCAATACCGCCTCCAGACTGCCCATCATCGAACGGGAGTCGGGCAGCAAGAACAGATCGTGCTTCAGGACGGCAGTCGCGTCATGTTGAATACTGACACGGCGCTTAACGTGGCATTCTCCCCGGAACGGCGAGAGATTCGCCTCCTCACGGGAGAAGCTGCGTTTACGGTGACACCCGACCGAGGCCGCCCCTTCATGGTTCACAGCGGCGACGTCAGCACGCGCGCCTTGGGCACCCAATTCGTGGTCCACCTGCACCCCCATTCCGTCACCGTGACCGTATCGGAACACGCCGTTCAGGTCTCCACGTCTCTCACTGGCACGCGCACGCCGTTAGTCCTGCACGAAGGCCAGCAGGTTTCCTATTCCGAAGAAGGAGGATGGAGCCCGGCGCAGGAGGTCGATTCGAACCAGATCCTGGCCTGGCAACGCGGCAAGCTGATCGTCGAGGACCAATCCCTTGGAACCGTGGTGGAGGAACTCAATCGATACCGTGCCGGCCGAATCCTGATTCTGAATCCGTCCCTACGCACACTAAACGTCACCGGGGTGTTCGACCTCACCGACCCCGATGCGGCGCTACGGATGATCCAACGGACCCTACGCATTCACGAAACCAGCCTCGGTCCCTACCTGGTGTTGCTGCACTAG
- a CDS encoding RNA polymerase sigma factor, with amino-acid sequence MHHEQTIPCLSAFEQHHDDLLRFFTHKLGCRELAADCTQETYMHLVRMRPTIDVQNPRAFLFRVAANLAVDNLRKIRIRREALSADPPPENTASLAPSAEDALDAKQRLVRLESAIGELSPKCRSALLMNRLDGKTHKEIAEELGVSESMVAKYVIQALKHCRSRLDVDEVYTRS; translated from the coding sequence ATGCACCACGAACAGACAATCCCGTGCCTGTCGGCCTTCGAACAGCACCATGATGACTTGCTGAGGTTCTTTACTCACAAGCTCGGGTGCCGGGAACTGGCCGCCGATTGCACGCAAGAAACCTATATGCACCTCGTACGCATGCGTCCGACCATCGACGTGCAGAACCCGCGAGCCTTCCTCTTCCGAGTGGCCGCAAACCTCGCCGTCGACAATCTCCGAAAAATCCGTATTCGCCGGGAAGCGTTAAGCGCCGATCCACCACCCGAGAATACCGCCAGCCTTGCGCCTTCGGCAGAGGATGCCTTGGACGCGAAACAGCGACTCGTCCGACTGGAAAGCGCGATCGGGGAACTCTCCCCTAAGTGCCGAAGCGCCCTGTTGATGAATCGTTTAGATGGGAAAACCCACAAGGAGATCGCGGAGGAACTTGGAGTATCGGAAAGTATGGTCGCGAAATATGTCATCCAGGCGCTGAAGCATTGTCGCTCTCGTCTTGATGTGGACGAAGTGTACACACGTTCGTGA
- a CDS encoding TonB-dependent siderophore receptor, whose protein sequence is MQLSWHIIIAAVSAVLLQSAAALAEAGNDRLTTYEPQVFLLAQASPGGEPSEGAEFNIPPQPLGSAITAFADQANYRLLVPAEMAEGKTTNGVSGRHTPEDALALMLAGTGLSYRLTEPRTMTLEPASAVLPAASPLAQSTAPEPRNPNTEVPRSAKPVKVPEIVVKEVEDRGYTVDESSTATRIPAPIHDTPRSVEVVTRQVLDDQKVIRFSEALRNVSGVSQSSTQGGQGGTFMIRGFASELNVFKNGFRDDSNFSARAQRDIINIESVEVVKGPPSYLYGRSDPGGVINQVTKAPLKDQYYSAEMIIGSYGLYRPQIDMGGALNESKTLTYRFNGMYESGGSYRDGVNTERIFLAPTFGWEMSSRTNLRFEAEYMYDRAPIDRGLVAFGNGVAPIPVSSFLGDPSRKLETHHGKATITLWHDISSLFRWRTAFRTAVTSGRYSSLESNFLVGAESDGILNLARYELPTTVQSHYLQNELHGNFTTGSIKHKTIIGIELGRENSAATASGDFGGDTSTPGAFSYINIFNTNDRLFLNPTLTKFSDASTQNNILGAYFGDQVDLLDNLHMHFGGRFDLFDQTITNHPDDFTATRGQNNQTDTAFSPSVGIAYQPVKPITLFANYTESFAPQSAGSRSINGTLFNPERGKSYEGGIKYQAFGGKLRSTVALFDIKKKNVLTADPFNGFFFSVATGEQRSKGVEFDIAGQILPGWDIIANYAYIDTRVTKDLLFAEGSRAPNSALHQGSLWTTYFFQEGIAQGFGAGIGMYAQGKRNGIFQCQDPANCQAPFELAGYVRMDAALYYRKQEVFNKTNLLAAINFTNVLDHRYFSGAQNFREIVYTGAPFTAIGSLKFEFH, encoded by the coding sequence ATGCAGCTTTCATGGCACATCATCATCGCCGCGGTGTCGGCCGTGTTGCTTCAGTCGGCCGCCGCCCTGGCTGAGGCCGGTAACGACCGGCTGACCACGTATGAGCCACAGGTGTTTCTACTCGCACAAGCCTCGCCGGGCGGCGAGCCCTCGGAGGGGGCGGAGTTCAATATTCCGCCGCAACCGCTTGGTTCGGCCATTACCGCATTTGCCGATCAGGCGAACTATCGTCTGTTGGTTCCCGCGGAGATGGCGGAAGGCAAGACCACGAACGGGGTCTCCGGTCGTCACACACCAGAAGATGCGCTCGCGCTCATGCTTGCCGGGACAGGGCTCAGTTACCGGCTCACCGAGCCCCGCACCATGACGCTCGAACCGGCCTCCGCAGTGCTCCCAGCGGCATCACCACTTGCACAGTCGACTGCACCGGAACCGCGCAATCCGAATACGGAGGTCCCTCGATCAGCGAAGCCTGTGAAAGTGCCAGAAATCGTGGTGAAGGAAGTCGAAGATCGGGGATATACGGTGGACGAGTCCTCGACGGCCACACGCATCCCCGCGCCGATCCATGACACCCCGCGCTCAGTCGAAGTGGTCACCCGGCAAGTCCTGGATGATCAAAAAGTGATTCGTTTCAGCGAAGCCCTCCGAAACGTCAGCGGTGTCTCCCAGTCTAGTACACAGGGCGGTCAAGGCGGCACCTTCATGATCCGCGGGTTTGCATCGGAACTCAACGTGTTCAAGAACGGATTCCGCGACGACAGCAACTTCAGCGCCCGCGCGCAACGCGACATTATCAATATCGAGAGCGTGGAAGTCGTCAAAGGTCCGCCGTCGTACCTCTATGGCCGTTCCGATCCGGGCGGTGTCATCAACCAAGTCACGAAGGCGCCCCTGAAGGATCAATATTATTCCGCGGAAATGATTATCGGAAGTTACGGGTTGTATCGTCCGCAGATCGACATGGGCGGAGCACTCAACGAAAGCAAAACCCTCACCTATCGCTTCAACGGCATGTACGAGTCTGGGGGGAGTTATCGCGACGGCGTCAACACCGAACGCATCTTCCTCGCGCCGACCTTCGGGTGGGAGATGAGTTCACGCACGAACTTACGTTTCGAAGCCGAATATATGTACGACAGAGCCCCGATTGACCGAGGCCTCGTCGCCTTCGGCAACGGAGTCGCCCCAATTCCGGTCTCCAGCTTTCTGGGCGATCCATCCCGCAAACTGGAGACCCATCACGGGAAGGCCACAATCACCCTGTGGCACGACATCAGTAGCCTATTCCGGTGGCGGACCGCCTTCCGAACCGCCGTCACCAGCGGCCGCTACTCAAGCCTTGAATCCAACTTCCTGGTGGGAGCCGAGAGCGACGGCATTTTGAATCTGGCTCGGTACGAGCTTCCGACGACGGTCCAGAGCCACTACTTACAGAACGAACTCCACGGCAATTTCACGACCGGCTCGATCAAACACAAAACGATCATCGGTATCGAACTCGGCCGGGAAAACTCAGCCGCCACGGCCTCGGGAGATTTCGGCGGCGACACGAGCACGCCTGGAGCGTTCAGCTATATCAACATCTTCAATACGAACGATCGGCTGTTTCTGAATCCGACCCTCACGAAATTCAGCGATGCCAGCACACAAAACAACATCCTGGGCGCGTACTTCGGCGACCAGGTCGATTTGCTGGACAACCTGCACATGCACTTTGGCGGCCGGTTCGACCTCTTCGATCAAACCATCACGAATCATCCGGACGATTTCACCGCCACCAGGGGCCAAAACAACCAAACCGATACGGCCTTCAGCCCGTCGGTCGGCATCGCCTATCAACCGGTGAAACCCATCACGCTGTTTGCCAACTACACGGAATCGTTCGCTCCCCAGAGCGCCGGGTCGCGAAGCATCAACGGCACCCTCTTCAACCCCGAACGCGGCAAATCCTATGAAGGCGGTATCAAGTACCAGGCCTTCGGAGGGAAATTACGATCCACGGTCGCCCTGTTCGACATTAAGAAAAAGAATGTGCTGACGGCCGATCCGTTCAACGGGTTTTTCTTCTCCGTTGCGACGGGAGAACAGCGCAGCAAGGGTGTGGAATTCGACATCGCGGGACAGATCCTGCCCGGGTGGGACATCATCGCAAACTATGCCTACATCGACACGCGTGTAACGAAAGATCTGCTCTTCGCTGAAGGCAGCCGTGCTCCGAACAGCGCGCTACATCAGGGCAGCTTGTGGACCACCTACTTCTTCCAGGAAGGCATCGCGCAGGGGTTCGGCGCCGGTATCGGTATGTACGCGCAAGGCAAACGGAACGGGATTTTCCAATGTCAGGATCCCGCCAATTGCCAGGCGCCGTTCGAACTGGCCGGGTATGTCCGGATGGACGCCGCGCTCTACTATCGCAAGCAAGAAGTGTTCAACAAGACCAACCTGCTTGCCGCAATCAATTTCACCAATGTGCTCGACCACCGCTACTTCAGCGGCGCGCAGAACTTCCGCGAGATCGTCTACACCGGCGCGCCGTTTACGGCCATCGGATCACTCAAGTTCGAGTTCCATTGA